In one window of Hyalangium ruber DNA:
- a CDS encoding DNA-methyltransferase yields MSAEATALKIVDRSLSESLFAKGDAYRLYQGNSLELMNKFPEQQFDLIFADPPYFLSNGGFTCKSGKRASVQKGAWDVSRGVEEDHAFTTEWLKACQRLLKPTGTLWVSGTQHVIFSVGFAMQKLGFKLLNTVTWYKPNASPNLSCRYFTHSTELLIWASPKPAKTLQHTFNYARMKAENGGKQMRDVWNLPRTGEEELTADGSGRMWTQIAPRREEKAFGSHPTQKPVALLERIIEASTPEDATVLDPFNGSGTTGVAALKLGRRYTGIDLDAKYLDLTKKRLDAVKR; encoded by the coding sequence ATGTCCGCGGAAGCCACTGCGCTGAAGATTGTCGACCGTTCCCTGAGCGAGAGCCTCTTCGCCAAGGGGGATGCGTACCGGCTGTACCAGGGGAACAGCCTGGAGTTGATGAACAAGTTCCCCGAGCAGCAGTTCGACCTGATCTTCGCGGACCCGCCGTACTTCCTGTCCAACGGCGGCTTCACGTGCAAGAGCGGCAAGCGGGCCTCGGTGCAGAAGGGCGCCTGGGACGTGTCGCGGGGCGTGGAGGAGGACCACGCGTTCACCACCGAGTGGCTCAAGGCGTGCCAGCGCCTGCTCAAGCCCACGGGCACGTTGTGGGTGAGCGGCACGCAGCACGTCATCTTCAGCGTGGGCTTCGCGATGCAGAAGCTCGGCTTCAAGCTGCTCAACACGGTGACCTGGTACAAGCCGAACGCCAGCCCGAACCTCTCGTGCCGCTACTTCACGCACTCCACCGAGCTGCTCATCTGGGCCTCGCCGAAGCCGGCCAAGACGCTGCAGCACACGTTCAACTACGCGCGGATGAAGGCGGAGAACGGTGGCAAGCAGATGCGCGACGTGTGGAACCTGCCGCGCACCGGCGAGGAGGAGCTGACGGCGGATGGCTCCGGCCGCATGTGGACGCAGATCGCCCCGCGCCGCGAGGAGAAGGCGTTCGGCAGCCACCCCACGCAGAAGCCGGTGGCGCTGCTGGAGCGCATCATCGAGGCGAGCACGCCCGAGGACGCGACGGTGCTCGACCCGTTCAACGGCAGCGGCACCACGGGCGTGGCGGCCCTGAAGCTGGGCCGCCGCTACACGGGCATCGACCTGGATGCCAAGTACCTGGACCTCACCAAGAAGCGCCTGGACGCGGTGAAGCGCTAA
- a CDS encoding protease, whose amino-acid sequence MRRGLFGRVARLSLVLLCGACASRKEEAAPPPATQASAPTPEAAPMAVTLECEMSVAPRLRVGEPVELKFKLRNATSEPLSVLTWQTPLEGLFNKYLKVTRDGAEVSFSGPTMKRGDPGADAYVTLEPGAAKEATVEISLAYDFTQPGNYRIEFRNHLMDVAPKGAALPRPLPEHQSATLKCPVVETVLAAQ is encoded by the coding sequence ATGAGACGTGGGCTGTTTGGTCGAGTCGCGCGGTTGAGTCTGGTGCTCCTCTGTGGAGCGTGTGCCTCACGCAAGGAGGAGGCGGCGCCGCCTCCAGCCACGCAGGCCTCGGCCCCTACCCCGGAGGCAGCTCCCATGGCGGTGACGCTGGAGTGTGAGATGAGCGTGGCCCCGCGCCTGCGCGTGGGCGAGCCCGTGGAGCTGAAGTTCAAGCTCCGCAATGCCACCTCCGAGCCGCTGTCGGTGCTGACCTGGCAGACGCCGCTGGAGGGGCTGTTCAACAAGTACCTGAAGGTGACGCGCGATGGCGCCGAGGTGTCCTTCAGCGGGCCGACCATGAAGCGCGGCGACCCGGGCGCGGACGCCTACGTCACCCTCGAGCCCGGCGCGGCGAAGGAGGCCACGGTGGAGATCTCCCTGGCCTACGACTTCACCCAGCCCGGCAACTACCGCATCGAGTTCCGCAACCACCTGATGGACGTGGCCCCGAAGGGCGCGGCGCTGCCCCGTCCCCTGCCGGAGCACCAGTCCGCCACGTTGAAGTGCCCCGTGGTGGAGACGGTGCTCGCCGCGCAGTGA
- a CDS encoding tetratricopeptide repeat protein, whose translation MRRLALLVLLPLAGCFYPADRGRALEAKVDRLSSDNTRLTEELKAAREQLNATLPLIDQKVVEVTKALEGLDKAARRNDADIGIQLQKTVEDMAQLRGQVETYLYKISELEAALGRLTQDAEKKQLAQQGVDALKEAEAKKQAEALQRPVDKKEFLALAQAKAKAGELPLARQLFNEFMKKWAKDPLMGEAHYGMGETYFAEDKCREALFEYGQVLQGFPKSPAAPDAYLRSSECFGKLKMKEESRLALEELVKSHPKSEAAKTAKTRLAELDKAKKKPAAPAPAPAPKKGTK comes from the coding sequence ATGAGAAGGCTCGCCCTGCTTGTCCTGCTGCCCCTCGCGGGCTGCTTCTACCCGGCCGATCGCGGACGCGCGCTCGAAGCCAAGGTGGACCGGCTCAGCTCTGACAACACCCGCCTCACCGAGGAGCTGAAGGCGGCGCGCGAGCAGCTCAACGCCACGCTGCCGCTCATCGATCAGAAGGTGGTCGAGGTGACGAAGGCGCTCGAGGGCCTGGACAAGGCCGCGCGGCGCAACGACGCGGACATCGGCATCCAGCTCCAGAAGACGGTGGAGGACATGGCCCAGCTGCGCGGGCAGGTGGAGACGTACCTCTACAAGATCTCCGAGCTGGAGGCGGCGCTCGGCCGGCTCACCCAGGACGCGGAGAAGAAGCAGCTGGCGCAGCAGGGCGTGGACGCGCTGAAGGAGGCCGAGGCGAAGAAGCAGGCCGAGGCGCTGCAGCGGCCCGTGGACAAGAAGGAGTTCCTCGCGCTGGCCCAAGCGAAGGCGAAGGCGGGGGAGCTGCCCCTGGCGCGCCAGCTCTTCAACGAGTTCATGAAGAAGTGGGCCAAGGACCCGCTGATGGGCGAGGCGCACTACGGCATGGGCGAGACGTACTTCGCCGAGGACAAGTGCCGCGAGGCGCTCTTCGAGTACGGCCAGGTGCTGCAGGGCTTCCCGAAGTCGCCGGCGGCGCCCGACGCGTACCTGCGCTCCTCGGAGTGCTTCGGCAAGCTGAAGATGAAGGAGGAGTCGCGGCTGGCGCTGGAGGAGCTCGTGAAGAGCCACCCCAAGTCGGAAGCGGCGAAGACGGCCAAGACCCGGCTCGCGGAGCTGGACAAGGCGAAGAAGAAGCCGGCGGCGCCCGCTCCGGCCCCGGCCCCGAAGAAGGGAACCAAATGA
- a CDS encoding hybrid sensor histidine kinase/response regulator, with the protein MTPRDRLLKQFRDLVGVRLDKINRSIVELEATGNVETGRKALRELHGLKGEARMMGFDSINVLVHEMEELVRSIEPAQYALSHDSADALLKSADAVTILSGLVASDDAPEVEKLVSWLRERTRVEQTQLGGPPPEPVVIPAVTKSPTVGGPRTPVPLANPPPRTPTPAKGAPRISTPVPLPQGSLGSTGTATGQSVATHAKALQGAALQGTTAQPQGATPATGGNPVRRTPPNPEPSTPLKAPAPAPSGPGPNAAVQPPRPEPRADSSVRIEAASLDLLTSAATNLKQVARRRELANGKRLALARELTQLAREAEDLGPAAAALAARLGKAKELAAALHRESKLLANEELRDLGQVVEEVQRIRMLPLSVLFEPYPRMVRDLARELGKEVELVTDGEDTRADRAVVEALRDPLLHLIRNALDHGLESRVDRVGSNKRPKGCLTLRASREGNRIILRVEDDGVGLDTGMLRKVAVRRGFLDEGAASALTEGQARELIFISGFSSRDVTTDISGRGVGLDAVRSAVQSLGGDVSVESAPGWGTIFEIRVPVSLTVAPLLFVKAGEETLALSASHVSRALKLELSSMSEIAGRPALDVEGRVLPFAHLSALLGLAPERPPAEGELVLVVRSQGVTAALAVERVLEERVQAILPLKGLLARFSHLTGATTLADGRLAMVLSAAYLTAGAHGSVSIKLPRAAPRTVEVQRRRILVVDDSPLTRELISALLEAVGYDIITASDGVEALHQLSLHPVDLVVTDLEMPGLDGLELTRQLKNHEKFNRLPVIILTTRGGEEDRKRGLAVGANGYITKGDLVRQDLVDVVKRLLG; encoded by the coding sequence GTGACACCTCGAGATCGTCTGCTGAAGCAGTTCCGGGACCTGGTGGGCGTACGGCTCGACAAGATCAACCGCTCCATCGTGGAACTGGAGGCCACAGGGAACGTGGAGACGGGGCGCAAGGCGCTCCGGGAGCTGCACGGCCTCAAGGGCGAGGCCCGGATGATGGGCTTCGACAGCATCAACGTGCTCGTCCACGAGATGGAGGAGCTCGTCCGCTCCATCGAGCCGGCCCAGTACGCCCTGTCCCATGACTCCGCCGACGCGCTGCTCAAGTCCGCCGACGCGGTGACGATCCTCTCGGGGCTGGTGGCCTCGGACGACGCGCCCGAGGTGGAGAAGCTGGTGTCGTGGCTGCGTGAGCGCACCCGGGTGGAGCAGACCCAGCTCGGAGGCCCGCCCCCCGAGCCGGTGGTGATTCCGGCCGTCACGAAGTCCCCGACTGTCGGCGGGCCTCGGACGCCCGTTCCGCTGGCGAACCCGCCGCCCCGCACGCCCACTCCGGCCAAGGGGGCCCCGCGGATCTCCACGCCCGTGCCCCTGCCGCAGGGTTCCCTCGGTTCGACCGGGACGGCGACCGGGCAGTCCGTGGCGACGCACGCCAAGGCGCTCCAGGGGGCAGCGCTTCAAGGGACGACGGCTCAGCCGCAGGGGGCCACTCCCGCGACCGGGGGCAACCCCGTGCGACGGACCCCTCCGAATCCGGAGCCCTCCACGCCGCTCAAGGCTCCCGCGCCCGCGCCTTCAGGGCCCGGGCCCAACGCGGCGGTGCAGCCTCCGCGGCCGGAGCCTCGCGCCGACAGCTCGGTCCGCATCGAAGCCGCGAGCCTGGACCTGCTCACCAGCGCCGCCACCAACCTCAAGCAGGTGGCGCGTCGGCGGGAGCTGGCCAATGGCAAGCGCCTCGCGCTGGCCCGGGAGCTGACCCAGCTGGCCCGCGAGGCCGAGGACCTGGGCCCCGCGGCGGCGGCGCTGGCGGCGCGACTGGGCAAGGCCAAGGAGCTGGCCGCCGCGCTGCACCGCGAGTCGAAGCTGCTGGCCAACGAGGAGCTGAGGGACCTGGGGCAGGTGGTCGAAGAGGTGCAGCGCATCCGCATGCTGCCGCTGTCGGTCCTCTTCGAGCCGTACCCGCGCATGGTGCGCGACCTGGCCCGCGAGCTCGGCAAGGAAGTGGAGCTGGTGACGGACGGCGAGGACACCCGCGCCGACCGCGCCGTGGTGGAGGCGCTGAGAGATCCGTTGCTGCACCTCATCCGCAACGCGCTGGACCATGGCCTGGAGTCGCGGGTGGACCGGGTCGGGTCGAACAAGCGCCCCAAGGGCTGCCTCACGCTGCGCGCCTCGCGAGAGGGCAACCGCATCATCCTGCGCGTCGAGGATGACGGCGTGGGCCTGGACACGGGCATGCTGCGCAAGGTGGCCGTGCGCCGGGGCTTCCTGGACGAGGGGGCAGCCAGCGCGCTCACCGAGGGGCAGGCGCGCGAGCTCATCTTCATCTCCGGCTTCTCCTCGCGAGACGTCACCACCGACATCTCCGGGCGCGGCGTGGGGCTGGACGCGGTGCGCAGCGCGGTGCAGAGCCTGGGCGGAGACGTCAGCGTCGAGTCCGCGCCGGGCTGGGGCACCATCTTCGAGATCCGCGTCCCCGTGTCCCTCACGGTGGCGCCGCTGCTCTTCGTGAAGGCGGGGGAGGAGACGCTGGCCCTGAGCGCCTCCCACGTCTCCCGGGCGCTCAAGCTGGAGCTGTCCTCGATGAGCGAGATCGCCGGCCGGCCCGCGCTGGACGTCGAGGGCCGGGTGTTGCCCTTCGCGCACCTCTCGGCCCTGCTGGGGCTGGCCCCCGAGCGACCTCCCGCCGAAGGCGAGCTGGTGCTCGTCGTGCGCAGCCAGGGCGTCACCGCCGCGCTGGCCGTGGAGCGGGTGCTGGAGGAGCGCGTCCAGGCCATCCTCCCCCTCAAGGGGCTGCTCGCGCGCTTCTCCCACCTCACCGGCGCCACCACGCTGGCGGATGGACGGCTGGCGATGGTGCTCTCGGCCGCCTACCTGACCGCCGGCGCCCACGGCTCCGTCTCCATCAAGCTGCCGCGCGCCGCCCCGCGCACCGTCGAGGTCCAGCGCCGCCGCATCCTGGTCGTGGACGACTCCCCCCTCACCCGCGAGCTCATCTCCGCCCTCCTGGAGGCGGTGGGGTACGACATCATCACCGCCTCGGATGGGGTGGAGGCCCTCCACCAGCTCTCCCTGCACCCGGTGGACCTCGTGGTGACCGACCTCGAGATGCCTGGGTTGGATGGCCTGGAGCTGACCCGCCAGCTCAAGAATCACGAGAAATTTAACCGACTTCCGGTCATCATTCTCACCACGCGTGGAGGTGAGGAGGACCGGAAGCGGGGGTTGGCGGTGGGGGCGAACGGCTACATCACCAAGGGGGACCTGGTCCGCCAGGACCTGGTGGACGTGGTGAAGCGGCTGTTGGGCTGA
- a CDS encoding methyl-accepting chemotaxis protein, giving the protein MSSTSARHRAFFSRHLVIPVTLANMVGAALACHYAWLTLEEKLQGAFHLFVGLGSVACVIAMAVGGILLRRRLHVLRGLERGEFSPTSERLSQAVAEATGAADSSFVTSLILWLATTVLLGVLVGTMGQGGWSAGLGVAGLGLLFGPITSLLVLCLVTLRARRVVLWLGELGLSQSQIIAAMPRRAQIRTRLVIFTAIAVLTPAVLSANLASALAEHAYEEVLSTPQEAQPQRVRQLRVEALTSGGALCLLVFALALTTAYLGSTLVGRPMRQLADEARRIADGDLATPRLITAEDESWAVSAAFAMMRAHLADVLSQLQRAGAQISATTEEILATSGRYEAGAAEQASSLDETSATTEELARSARQIAENAGSVAEIAQRTLAAAQAGQGSAEAFLSSMSRMRNDNQAIAGAVTRLNKRVQQIGKIVEFINGVADKSDLLALNAELEGTKAGEVGRGFSLVAAEMRRLAENVLESTKEIEGLIEEVREASRAAVAATGGGVRATETGTSLAQQVSESLKQIVDLAGQTSDAVRSISLATQQQQTGTDQLADTMADILRITQQSLNATKQVSTANGDLLVLALDLRNVVERFQIGQGQSRGDG; this is encoded by the coding sequence ATGAGCTCCACCTCTGCGCGCCACCGGGCTTTCTTCAGCCGTCACCTGGTCATCCCCGTCACCCTCGCCAACATGGTGGGGGCGGCGCTGGCCTGCCACTACGCCTGGCTCACCCTGGAGGAGAAGCTCCAGGGGGCCTTCCACCTGTTCGTGGGTTTGGGCTCGGTGGCGTGCGTCATCGCCATGGCCGTGGGTGGCATCCTGCTGCGCCGCCGCCTTCACGTGCTGCGCGGGCTGGAGCGGGGCGAGTTCTCGCCCACATCGGAGCGGCTGTCGCAGGCCGTGGCCGAGGCGACGGGCGCCGCCGACTCCAGCTTCGTCACCTCGCTTATCCTCTGGCTTGCCACCACGGTGCTCCTGGGCGTGCTGGTGGGGACGATGGGCCAGGGGGGCTGGAGCGCGGGGCTGGGCGTCGCCGGGCTGGGGTTGTTGTTCGGCCCCATCACCTCGCTGCTCGTGCTGTGCCTCGTCACCCTGCGGGCGCGCCGCGTGGTGCTCTGGCTCGGGGAGCTGGGGCTCAGCCAGTCGCAGATCATCGCCGCCATGCCCCGGCGGGCGCAGATCCGCACGCGGCTCGTCATCTTCACCGCCATCGCCGTGCTGACGCCCGCGGTGCTCTCGGCCAACCTGGCCTCGGCGCTGGCGGAGCATGCCTATGAGGAGGTGCTCTCCACCCCCCAAGAGGCCCAGCCCCAGCGCGTGCGGCAGCTCCGGGTGGAGGCGCTCACCTCCGGTGGGGCGCTGTGCCTGCTGGTGTTCGCGCTGGCGCTCACCACCGCGTACCTGGGCAGCACGCTGGTGGGGCGCCCCATGCGCCAACTGGCCGACGAGGCGCGCCGCATCGCCGACGGAGACCTGGCCACCCCGCGCCTCATCACCGCCGAGGACGAGTCGTGGGCCGTCTCCGCCGCCTTCGCGATGATGCGGGCGCACCTGGCCGATGTGCTCTCGCAGTTGCAGCGCGCCGGCGCGCAGATCAGCGCCACCACCGAGGAGATCCTCGCCACCTCCGGTCGCTACGAGGCCGGCGCCGCCGAGCAGGCCAGCTCGCTGGATGAGACGAGCGCCACCACCGAGGAATTGGCCCGCTCCGCGCGGCAGATCGCCGAGAACGCCGGCTCGGTGGCGGAGATCGCCCAGCGCACGCTGGCCGCTGCTCAGGCGGGGCAGGGCAGCGCCGAGGCCTTCCTGTCCTCCATGAGCCGCATGCGCAACGACAACCAGGCCATCGCGGGCGCGGTGACCCGGCTCAACAAGCGCGTGCAGCAGATCGGCAAGATCGTCGAGTTCATCAACGGCGTGGCCGATAAATCGGACCTTTTGGCGCTCAACGCGGAGTTGGAGGGCACCAAGGCGGGCGAGGTGGGCCGGGGCTTCTCGCTGGTGGCCGCGGAGATGCGCCGCCTGGCCGAGAACGTGCTCGAGTCCACCAAGGAGATCGAAGGCCTCATCGAGGAGGTGCGCGAGGCCTCGCGCGCCGCCGTGGCGGCCACCGGTGGCGGCGTGCGCGCCACGGAGACGGGCACCTCGCTGGCACAGCAGGTCTCCGAGTCGCTCAAGCAGATCGTCGATCTGGCCGGGCAGACCTCCGACGCGGTGCGCTCCATCTCGCTGGCCACGCAGCAGCAGCAGACGGGTACGGATCAGCTCGCCGACACCATGGCGGACATCCTCCGCATCACCCAGCAGAGCCTCAACGCCACCAAGCAGGTGAGCACCGCCAACGGGGACCTGTTGGTGCTCGCGCTGGATCTGCGCAACGTGGTGGAGCGCTTCCAGATCGGGCAGGGGCAATCGAGGGGTGACGGGTGA
- a CDS encoding 5'-nucleotidase produces the protein MPVLVLDAGNALFKFPTAGGEPTEEARAKLLLQQMDAMGTSAMAVGTRDLVRGVDFLRKHGKVANLKLLSANLLTKEGKKAFPASTVLTAGELKVGVVGVSPEGGVGDAIGQPPIPAALAEAKRLRQTEKVDVVVVLAALPHTMARQLAQQGEGVDFVVQSGDGRGPGMASKDGFATLVPPGERGRQLARLELSVNGAGPFADLSTVSRDQERLKMLESNLTRAKERLSATKDETSRRALEESITSLETQRATVQKALKGGATGSARTHLLSYTSLGADVPSDAAVQKLVEAIEPPGSAHH, from the coding sequence GTGCCGGTGCTCGTGTTGGATGCGGGCAATGCGCTCTTCAAGTTCCCCACCGCGGGCGGGGAGCCGACCGAGGAGGCACGGGCGAAGCTGCTGCTACAGCAGATGGATGCGATGGGCACCTCGGCCATGGCCGTGGGCACGCGCGACCTGGTGCGCGGCGTGGACTTCCTGCGCAAGCACGGCAAGGTCGCGAATCTGAAGCTCCTGTCCGCCAACCTCCTGACGAAGGAGGGCAAGAAGGCCTTCCCGGCCTCCACGGTGCTCACCGCGGGAGAGCTGAAGGTGGGCGTGGTGGGGGTGTCTCCCGAGGGTGGGGTAGGCGATGCCATCGGGCAGCCTCCCATCCCCGCGGCCCTGGCGGAGGCCAAGCGGCTGCGCCAGACCGAGAAGGTGGACGTGGTGGTGGTGCTCGCCGCGCTGCCCCACACCATGGCCCGGCAGCTCGCCCAGCAGGGCGAGGGCGTGGACTTCGTCGTCCAGTCGGGCGACGGGCGGGGGCCGGGCATGGCCTCCAAGGACGGGTTCGCCACCCTCGTTCCCCCCGGGGAGCGTGGGCGCCAGCTCGCCCGCCTGGAGCTGTCGGTGAACGGGGCGGGCCCCTTCGCGGACCTCTCGACCGTGAGCCGGGACCAGGAGCGGCTGAAGATGCTGGAGTCCAACCTGACCCGGGCCAAGGAGCGGCTGTCGGCGACGAAGGACGAGACGTCGCGGCGGGCGCTCGAGGAGTCGATCACCAGCCTGGAGACCCAGCGGGCAACCGTGCAGAAAGCGCTGAAGGGCGGCGCAACGGGGAGTGCCCGGACGCATCTACTGTCGTACACCTCGCTTGGGGCGGATGTCCCGTCCGATGCGGCCGTCCAGAAGCTGGTGGAAGCGATCGAGCCTCCAGGCTCGGCGCACCACTGA
- the cheB gene encoding chemotaxis-specific protein-glutamate methyltransferase CheB codes for MGKKVSVLVVDDSLICRQLICEALSQDPDLQIVGTCADGKEAVARVKELRPNVVTMDVDMPVMDGLTAVEHIMAESPTPILVLTADPRSQAPELTCRALELGALGLRVKPSIDDGLEAWNLAKELKLLASVRVIRHLRGPKRAPPPKQDGPSALLPANVGVVAVAASTGGPQILHRMLADLPADFPAPIAIVQHINAAFAESLAGWLANSSRLKVRLAQDGELLMPGHVLIAPPGMHMVIPFRGRVSLKPGVERDGHMPSGTVLLESAAKAYGRRALGVILTGMGEDGAAGMAAIKAAGGVTVAQNEESCVVFGMPGAAVERNAVDHLVPGDEVAAALLRLTRGEPLAAGR; via the coding sequence ATGGGCAAGAAAGTGTCGGTGCTGGTGGTCGATGATTCGCTCATCTGCCGACAGCTCATCTGCGAAGCGCTGAGCCAGGACCCGGATCTCCAGATCGTCGGGACGTGCGCTGACGGCAAGGAGGCGGTGGCTCGCGTCAAGGAGCTGCGCCCGAACGTCGTCACCATGGACGTGGACATGCCGGTGATGGACGGGCTCACCGCCGTGGAGCACATCATGGCGGAGAGCCCCACGCCCATCCTGGTGCTCACGGCGGATCCGCGCTCGCAGGCCCCGGAGCTGACGTGTCGGGCGCTGGAGCTGGGCGCGTTGGGGTTGCGCGTCAAGCCGTCCATCGACGACGGGCTGGAGGCGTGGAACCTGGCCAAGGAGCTGAAGCTGCTGGCCTCGGTGCGCGTCATCCGCCACCTGCGCGGCCCCAAGCGCGCGCCGCCACCCAAGCAGGACGGGCCCTCGGCGCTGCTTCCGGCCAACGTGGGCGTGGTGGCGGTGGCGGCCTCGACGGGTGGCCCTCAAATCCTCCACCGGATGCTGGCGGACCTGCCCGCGGACTTCCCGGCGCCCATCGCCATCGTCCAGCACATCAACGCCGCCTTCGCCGAGTCGCTGGCGGGCTGGCTCGCCAACTCCTCGCGCCTGAAGGTGCGGCTGGCCCAGGACGGCGAGCTGCTGATGCCGGGCCACGTGCTCATCGCCCCGCCGGGCATGCACATGGTCATCCCCTTCCGGGGGCGCGTGTCGCTCAAGCCGGGCGTGGAGCGCGATGGGCACATGCCCTCGGGCACGGTGCTGCTGGAGAGCGCGGCGAAGGCGTACGGGCGCCGCGCCCTGGGCGTCATCCTCACCGGCATGGGCGAGGACGGCGCGGCGGGCATGGCCGCCATCAAGGCGGCCGGAGGCGTCACCGTGGCGCAGAACGAGGAGTCCTGCGTGGTGTTCGGCATGCCGGGCGCGGCCGTGGAGCGCAACGCCGTGGACCACCTCGTCCCCGGGGATGAGGTTGCCGCCGCGCTGCTGCGGCTCACGCGCGGTGAACCCCTCGCCGCGGGGCGGTGA
- a CDS encoding CheR family methyltransferase translates to MENSSRSASLIHAFISARTGMALSGSQRRRLDERLAALQGNLSEQQFLMYLQSPAGVAELAALISVVAVHKTDLFRDEVQLSSFRSHVLEPLVAQGQGRPLRVWSAGCATGEEVATLLILLEEAGADPSSTVLGTDISDAVLTRARSLSFAADQVRRLPQGIRERYFVPDGTRSALLPQLRERASFQIHNLMDMPYPVGGGDGFDVIFCRNVLIYFTAEAFDRVVESLAERLTMGGTLVLSSAEPLLHAPPSLRIIRGEHAFFYVRTQDLMAAQLKRKPGDPLPLPTDRRRDAGSFPVIGPSAPGDAPRDLGAVPSGGESRRESGRFVVVPPPTPRDSGRFPAVPASQPQRESGRFPAVPASQPQRESGRFPAVPPAPALVGRPESGQFPTVGLAEGADAREQGPQDPVHAEADGLFAQVLDGVGETDARTEEYLRRCLTLDPDLAAARYLLAMLLELREAFAEAAAEYRKALRSLEEGRARPTPFFLNHARLRVACARAVERMEDGSRPR, encoded by the coding sequence GTGGAGAACTCCTCTCGGTCCGCCTCGCTCATCCACGCGTTCATCTCGGCGCGGACGGGCATGGCGCTGAGTGGCTCTCAGCGGCGCCGGTTGGATGAGCGGCTGGCGGCGCTCCAGGGAAACCTGTCCGAGCAGCAGTTCCTCATGTACCTCCAGTCGCCGGCGGGAGTCGCGGAGCTGGCCGCGCTCATCTCCGTGGTGGCCGTCCACAAGACGGACCTGTTCCGGGACGAGGTGCAGCTGTCCTCCTTTCGCTCCCATGTGCTCGAGCCGCTGGTGGCGCAGGGGCAGGGGCGGCCGCTGCGCGTGTGGAGCGCGGGCTGTGCCACGGGCGAGGAGGTGGCCACGCTCCTCATCTTGCTCGAGGAGGCGGGGGCGGACCCGAGCAGCACGGTGCTGGGCACGGACATCTCCGACGCGGTGCTCACCCGCGCCCGGTCACTGAGCTTCGCCGCGGATCAGGTGCGCCGGCTGCCGCAGGGCATCCGCGAGCGCTACTTCGTGCCGGACGGGACGCGCTCGGCGCTGCTGCCCCAGTTGCGGGAGCGGGCGAGCTTCCAGATCCACAACCTGATGGACATGCCGTACCCCGTGGGCGGGGGCGACGGCTTCGACGTCATCTTCTGCCGCAACGTCCTCATCTACTTCACGGCCGAGGCGTTCGATCGGGTGGTGGAGTCGCTGGCCGAGCGGCTCACGATGGGCGGCACGCTGGTGCTCTCCTCCGCCGAGCCGCTGCTGCACGCGCCTCCGAGCCTGCGCATCATCCGTGGCGAGCACGCCTTCTTCTATGTCCGCACCCAGGACCTGATGGCCGCGCAGCTCAAGCGCAAGCCAGGGGACCCGCTCCCGCTGCCCACGGATCGCAGGAGGGACGCTGGCTCCTTTCCCGTCATCGGACCGTCGGCCCCGGGGGATGCGCCGCGCGACTTGGGGGCCGTGCCTTCGGGTGGAGAGTCCCGGCGGGAGTCGGGACGCTTTGTCGTCGTGCCTCCCCCGACTCCGAGGGACTCGGGGCGCTTTCCGGCCGTGCCGGCCTCTCAGCCGCAGCGGGAGTCGGGGCGTTTTCCAGCCGTGCCGGCCTCGCAGCCGCAGCGGGAGTCGGGGCGTTTTCCAGCCGTGCCGCCCGCGCCGGCCCTCGTGGGGAGGCCCGAGTCAGGCCAGTTCCCCACGGTGGGGCTCGCCGAGGGGGCGGACGCGCGGGAGCAGGGGCCGCAGGACCCGGTGCATGCCGAGGCGGATGGTCTGTTCGCCCAGGTGCTCGACGGGGTGGGGGAGACGGACGCGCGTACGGAGGAGTACCTGCGGCGCTGTCTGACGCTGGACCCGGACCTCGCCGCCGCGCGCTACCTGCTGGCGATGCTCCTGGAACTGCGTGAGGCGTTCGCCGAGGCGGCCGCCGAGTACCGCAAGGCGCTGCGCTCGCTGGAGGAGGGCAGGGCGCGCCCCACCCCCTTCTTCCTCAACCACGCCCGTCTCCGGGTGGCGTGCGCGCGGGCCGTGGAGCGGATGGAGGACGGCAGCCGGCCCCGCTGA